The Pleuronectes platessa chromosome 24, fPlePla1.1, whole genome shotgun sequence nucleotide sequence GGCGGCGGCGTCCTTGGCGTTCTGCAGTAACGTGGTCGCTCTCTGCTCcgtctgacacacacaacaagtCGCTGATGGTCACGGTTCATTTACAGGCAAGCGACACAGAGAACCAACACTTACAGCTGCAGTGAAGGGCTCATCTCTGATGTCACGCAGGTTGATCATCACGTTGTAGTACGCTCCGTGAACCGCTGCCTCCAGAACTTTAGCCGCCACCTGGAAAAAACTAACTCCAGTCACCGCACTGTGATCGTTTGCCTCGGCCAACCAGGccccgtgacctttgaccaccaaaatctaacCAGTTAATCAATTTGTCTAATGTTTGTTGTAAACATTCTCTCAAGCAGATCTTATACGTCATGTTCAAGGGAAACAAAcaggccaccgtgacctttgccCTTTCACTACCAGAATGATCCAGGCTGAATGGAAGACTCACCTGAGCGTCAGATCTGCACGCAACGTTTCCATACACGACAATTTCCTTAAGAGACGGCCAGAGGACGTGGATCCTCTCAGCCAGAGCCAATGGGACGCTGACGGCTCGCTTCAGACCCTCCTGCATCGCGGCTTCTctcctgacaacacacacacaatttaaacacaactaaaacacacacacacacattataaacacaacacacacacacacagtaaactcAGACCTTTGAACTTCCTCTTTCGTCGTCTTCGTCATCTTCAGCGCCACCTGGAACAGAGAGACAAACTTCATCGACACAGATGGTAGCACACAGACGTTTGATGGTAACATGGCGGTGGTGTGggcgtgttgtgttgtgttgtgttgattgATTGTGTCGTGGCGTCTCCTCACCATGTAGCTGTTGAAGGCGGTGGAGTCGGCGTCGACCATGAGCAGCAGCTCGTTCATGGCCTGATGAAATGGAGGAATCAGCCTCCTCATGACGCCGTCAAGGTTCTCAAACTGCCTCTTCCCGTACGTCATCTGACCCACCATGGCCCCCAGCGCCGCCCCCTGCAGGATGCAGACAACACAACACCATCACAGAGACGTTTGTAGGTAGAGATGTCTCACACCGAGTCAGAAACTGGTACCAGAGCAGcgacagcagcagacacagatCCTCCACCAGGAGCCGCCGTCCGGGCTCCGACGCTCTGGACGAActtctgcagagacagagacacgagCCGCGAGTCGTCCTCGGCCCTCACCATGTACCTGCACAGGGAAACACACGAGTTCCACCAGACTGAACCAAGCAGCTGCTGATCATCTGTCCCATCCCAAACCGTGTCATGTGACCTTCTGGCATGCAGCTGTTTTCACACTTCCTGTTGACCGACAGAGAGGCTCCACTACGGATCCCCTTCAGTGATATGGAACACTGTGATTGGCTTGTAGAGATCCATTCAAAAGAATTTGGACAGTTTGTATCAGATAGAAAATCAACAAAGTGAACTAACTCTATGATTCGCTCCTTCGGGTTGAACGGCCCCAGAGAGTCCAGGCCGAGTTTAGTGATCacctggagacacagagacacaaaggtcATGGTCATGTGACTTTGAGACGACAGTAACAGACGGAGACCTCTCAGCTGACCAGGCGGACTTTGTGCTCTTCCTCGAGGACGAACAGTTGCTCTTTGTGGATGTAGAAGTCTGCAGCGTCCAGCAGAGCCTTCAGAGGGAGGAGGCCGACGACCTGAGAGCCGACCACCGGCAGCTTCAGGTCCTGGACACAGAACAACACGTGTCGCTATCAGTCATTCACACACAATAATATGACAATAATAAAAGCTGTTGCAGCTCCCTGCTCTGAACCCgtgtcgacctctgacctcagcggCCCTGCAGATCTCCTGGTACACGGTCTGGAGCGGCGTCAGCTCGTAGTCCAGGATGTTGGTGGACACTTGAGCCACGTTGGCCTCGTCCAGGTACCAGCCCATCCCCTGCACCTTCTTCAGCAGCCCGGGCTGCTCCACAAACACCAAGGGAAAGGGGTCGTCAGACATTTTCTTAGGAGATAATGGTTAGTAAACTCagactcccagcatgcacctgttCTTTCCCCCGGCCCTGCTCCCTGATGTCCAGTGCGATGCGGTGAGCCTGTTCTTTGGTGGCGATCAGGTTCACGTTGTAGGCGATGAGGAACTTACGGGCTCCAGTGACCGTGGCCCCCCACGCCGGGACGAAGTCTGCGGGGCCGAAGTCAGGGGCCCATTCACTTCGTTTCAACTGGACAGGAGAAAACAACAAACCTGAGATCAGACTGAAATAGATCACAAAGGAGGAGGTCCGgtattaaatacatttcactTTCTGGATTCTTATTTTGCAAGAAGCCATTCCCTCTTCCTTCAGTAGAGGATCTTTGACGAGTGACGTCTGTCTGTTACCTTCTCAGGTAAAGCTTCGTACTCTCCGGCTCTCACAGCAGGAAGACTCCTCCTCGCCTCTTGTCTCGCTGCTTCGCCATAAAGATAAACTGGGACCAGAAACAAGGAGTCACACCTTTCATTCCTgattaaacatatttataatatatgatCAAACTTTGATGTCAAGTCAGAAATCTGACGCATGGTGTTGACGTGGTCTCACCGGGAACCTGCATCGTTTCTGCCAGTTTCTGTCCGAACAGGTTAGCACACTGGACGCAGTCGGCCATGGTGACGTTCTGGACGGGGATGAAGGGACAGACGTCCAGCGCTCCGGTCCGAGGGTGttcacctgaaaacacacacacacacacacacagtcaacactCCCTGTGGATCACAGGCGGTGGCGAGCAGAGCGGCACGGACCTGAGTGGCGGCTCATGTCGATGAGGCTGAAGGCCTGACGCGCAGCATTCAGCGCTCCCTCCACCACCGCCTCAGGAGAACCCACGAAGGTGTAGACGGTGCGGTTGGTGGAGGCCCCGGGGTCAACGTCCAGCAGGCTGCAGCCGCTGGTGCCGGAGATGGCCGCCGAGATGGCGTCGATCACCTGAGATTAAAGATGAAAGTTTTATTCTGTCTTTGTGAAACACGTTTAAAAACTTCTGGttaaatcaaaatgaatttGTCCTGAAGTCTGGTGATGATTGACTGACGACCTGTTCCAGTCACTGAGTAAACGATGTGAACTTTAACAGGTTTAACTATTGGACAGAAcaaacaggtcaaaggtcaaacttcAGTTAAACCAACAGTTTCTGAGACTTTCAATAAAAACCCTCTCAATGTCCACTGACTTctgaattcttcttcttcatcaagtGAGAGAGACGTTGATAAAACTGATCAACAAATAGAATTTAAATCCGAATCACTGACCTCTCGGCTTCGACCCTCAGAGAAGTTCGGGACACACTCGACCAGCTGAGCCATCGCGTCTGCAGTCTGAAGAAGAAACACCAGAGTCCGAGCTCATCCACTGACCCCCCCTCATGCCACGCCCCCGCCCCCACCCCCACTAAATCATCAACAGCTGTAAATGATTGATCACACTGCCCCCCCCAggacacacactgcaacacagaGTCTGCACACTTATAAACTTTAAAGACTCAATCTGAAGATTCATCGATAATAAAATCAATAAGATGTTTAAGTGTCAGTACAGAGGACGACAGTGAGGATTAAAAAACTAAGATCAAATCAACACGAGTCCGAGCTGATCAACACACAAGTTCAGAACACTTTGAACTAAAGTGTGTACtgtatgtcacacacacacacacagtgtttgtttCAGCAGGTCGGAGgccacaggtcaaaggtcagtttcACTGAGtctgtttttttaacaaagcaAAAATATCCAGTTTCTCCTTCAGTCCTGTTTTTTATTAACctttttaaatcattacattcagtttttttaattttattaaaaataaagagtTTGAACACTGAGCTACAGGCTCATTATTATTCAAGCGGCGTTTCCCCGATTAGAGCAACAAGAACATtcaaagaaaatatgttttcattaatgaaataatgaaaaggttccattcatttttaaatcaacattttcttttggACACGTCAGTGCAGGTTACACCTCTgatttaatctgatttaaaaaggTTTGACGTGAATTATCATGttgttttatgcatttttaacccttgtgttgtcctgtATTCCCACGTAGGACAATAGACACGTGagcagcccttgcagatgtatttgttacACCGGCAACACACGGTGCAAGTTTTACAGTCTTTtttcctggggcatatctgacaccACTCGCCCTGAGCGGGGCTGCTGCTAGGGCCGTGGAAAAGGCCGTCAGCTCTGGTCGAGCATCTATGAGGACTATAGCTCTCTGTGCAGTGGTGGCTTTTATGACGTTCACAACCTCGGCGGACGCTTCCGTGCGGATACGCTCCCTTCGTTTGAAGAACGGAGAAACGAGAGCCTTTCCAGGCTGCTCTAGGAACAACCTCCGATTGTTCAGCTTGCCCAGCATCCAGTCTGGGTTGAGCAGCAGATCGGGTGCTCGGGCTTGTTCTTCCGAACGGTgttcgtaggaggtgaagtaattgtCGCATATAACGTTACGACCGTCTAGTTCCTCCATTACATCGAGCACTACCTGCAACCCCAAGTTCCATTCAGGGCGTCCGCTGCCCGGCTTTCCGGTTTACACTTGCATCTTCAAAGCGTAGCTGGATTTTGCATCGCAGGCCACTAAGTATTTCGCCGGCTTGCTGGGCATGTACTGACAGAAAGGACCCCGGCCtagggagaagaaggaggagaggagaggttttTGGTTTTTCAAAATCCGTTTATTGTACATTTCCAGGAAACGATTCACTTCTTACATCAAACACCAGATGTAAAACCCAAACAAACAATGTTAgtaaataatacatatatacacacacacacatgtacacacatccATACTAACTGTAGTTTCTCGAATTAAAGGTTTACATTCAGTTCCCCATCTTTCCCaattgttgggccagagcccagcggggggccgccagacactggagccgagaggaacaaagggttgttaaactttgggtgggaaaacatcctcctgcaggctcaagaatctccccctggtggtggaaaaatgtcctggggttttcccagaagcccctgctcagttccaagccccgcccactcagatccatttctgacactcaattggcttaaagccagcatcatcctatgaccaactcctcaaggaggaggacctctcaggtagaacaaaaccactgagaccccaaacatcgctgccattttaccctgctctgaagacaacaccaggcccccttcggggcctcccagctgatttagtcgctaaagggggcaaccagagttattttatttcatttcttttatttctttattcagtcgacgtttttattttcaaaaggacttttgttattttaacttgaagaggccgcgcacaggaactcgctcgccggtcgagcatcacagactttctttccaaatccacagcggcgttaccgctgttcacccctgcagaagcgcgagattcattccgctgaggagcacgagctccacatccctgaagaagaaggacgacgttcatcccatcgaagcagcacgagaaaatccgctgcttgtccggtccagcggccgaagaccgcttgagagaccacgtgattcactggcccgacgcgcacgcacaccgcgagggtggtacagtaagaggctttattgtctgggcagatgttaatataatacgtagcgtattgttttaatacttgaatgtatttgttttgtatgagaccgccgagtctctaatgtttagcggcgactcgccacttccggtttccggttacggccttgtgccacagtttttaagcgccgtgagcagcgtctccagctcattgtgaccgtttgaacaactttaaagagactttaccggtcaaacctcagcacacaacgccacttgggtgctgagtggtaaagtaaatgtaatttgtctctgacggtgcttttaagagctttgctccctccttgtattctctctctctctctctctctccttctaaaccgacctatatacacatccgatctgtatttagaatacagttcatgtaacatagttaaatctatattcagagaggccggacacatctggaagccatgcggccgaacgccaaagcagagacaaagaattctctttgtctgaaaatccctttgtgtaattcatgtgacgaccaccagtgtgagctccggccacatggtgtcattaacatagactccattttggataacgcaagttaaccaccattttgaatctattattgccacacctcctctctccctcttctcccattctggctctaaattcataacggctccgccatcttgttttgtagtcaatccgccattttgagagtttttaggccttgattccacgaatcatgatcggccgccatcttagatgtgacgtcaccaagtgactgcgtcatcgccacgccccccttctttttctctctctctctcgctctctcacacacccacacacacacacacacacagacacacccacacagacacacattgatagacacagacagatacacacacagatacacatagatgaatacatgtgtttttctaaattgtgataagcggctgctgttgttatctttgaaatatgggagtttgttaaaatgatgaatcattaaataacactaactttatttcacatgcatacacatagacatacacacacacacagagagacactttgacacagacacacacacatacacatagacagacatacataggtagaccgccggttttacatgtattttctgaattgtgataagtgctgctgctgttgttatctttgaaatatgggagtttgttaaaatgatgaatcattgaataacattaactttatttcccctttttaataaatgcttttgtaattaaagtatctgtagtctgtgattatttgtgcatatgtatgtgattgcagctggattatgattgcctgtgctcgaacttagtagccttcactgttaattaaataattattaatattaaatattgagattattgatttgacatttatcattatgagactgatatttatagattgtatcgttggtccctgtaaccagggtggtgccccgcgacaataagcaatgattacagatttgtattattcttaattgataattttattgttttcattaattattttaactattattaatggataaccgtatcatttctaattaaatgtgttacatttcttaattaatagctttatcatttttgattatttttaagaaataattgttattttaataatcatatttcatgattattaataattagccaacgtcaattctactcctactattgcacaacataaatggtgcccccgtgtgaggcattctaactccagctgtatcataatactgtacaataatccagattcattttcccccagaaattaatttttgaagaaaaagatattaattaatttttttttttttcttccttccaaaactttttttttatccctcacaacataaattgatccccgtgtgagggcggaacgcttcacgcatgcaacataaatggtgccgctgcttgaggctatctaactccagctgtatcataatactgtgtacaatgatccagaaataattttgaaaattatttctctgcaaataattttttttttaatttctaaattcccctgcacctttgcaacacaggtacaCTCGCGCCTTGcatatctgtggttggctgcagagtgcaatcggtggttgtgtattcgcgatgcacaatatttatgattaatttcttaaagagaaaaataattttggaaatttatttctctttgaatttttatttgtaatccctttgcacctgtgccaaacaggtatactattgccttgtgtatccgtggttggctgcttattgcatattagtggttgtgtcatctcaatgcacaataattataattaattttcttaagagaaaaataattttggaaatttctttctctttttgaattttctttattcttaattccctttgctaagcaggcgatgtgtatagctatggttggttgctgactaagtttcagtaggttagtaatatttttataggagattttctgcatgctttttaattttaaggaaacaaactagatttgagagactagttttgttgagacttgtttgttaaccaactaggtcttaaggattgagccatcgagctatcctacatagcgctactatatagacacagagtgaagctcacctgtgcatcttgtgtagtgtttattaaatttttatccgcttttaacctaagcaagcttgagcggcccaccaggctcttttcgcactcagaagatgagtagcatggaccatcctggggcaagggctccctcaaggccagacgacctgtcagagacagtcgccagtctgagcaatttttatagaaatgctataattgagtttttgtccgcttttatctaagcaagcttgagcagcccaccaggtgtttgcgcactcagaagatgagtagcatggaccacactggggcagggctccctcaagaccagacgacctgtcagagacagtcgccagtctgatcaatttttctagtgatgaagtgagtgagttgagtgagtatgatttaagtacctgcgatcgtaagattaaagaactgtccattcacctgatcaaccccactggcccgcatccaaaaataccccatgctctgggtcaactgacactcctctaccagcagagagccgagctgcaggcccaagaacatgcgaaggagctccaggccatgcaagcagcatgtcgagcggagcaggagaaaaactcccacctgcggcatatcatcgagacccgcacagaacaggaccaggcggtgcaggagcacgaagctctgcaagcgaaggtcaaaggtcagcagaaaggggggcacagtcaaacagagctgccccccctcgagctgatatccctgatgacagggccaggagctgacgtcattcccggtggagccagcggaacagagacactgggagaaaagctgcgagcacagctacgcaaccctcttgcagaggaagctttgctctggagagccagacacacccagcagtcgaccgctccaaccccctcaacaccaaagggggggccggactcaacccctagacgtgcagtgacctgggaccgctatgaggcactccaaatgcctttccagcggacacacagcatccactccagccagaaggaacacatcctgcacggagccatgctgatccacaccacaacgacagaaggaatccgtcctggagggctgaaggagatttcccagtctgccactcaggcaggggcgcaccatgactcacggtcgcgtcctggatggtcctccactcccggtgcaagagatggtggccacaaagatgaatactgtggcacacacaattcagaagaccctgatgactcagcaccccctcaaagagaggaaatctgcacccggcagctagagccccttaaaaaagacatttatcgcttcgacccagacaaccgagggttcaacgaagacgacaccgtggttctggcagttcaaatccaactaaatgtggacccggcgctggaagatgacaactttccccacgcaaagatgaaccccagcaaagagaaccaggaacagcgacccttccaacagggcgccccacaaaaccaagggggtgaggatttcaaccagccccacaaacagtttcgacctcagcacctgaatccctctcaacagaggagtaggggctggaacagacggaaaccctatcagtaccaggagtatagatgtggtgaccgaaatccaacacatgggatgcatcctggtacagaggagtaaatacggagatgtgtggatgaagcaatgagagacattgtgccacatgttcctccaggctccactgagagaccagacactgaaccccgttggcgaaactaggagcagacgccctccttctccactcccaaagatgacttcaatgacggggaaggaccaaggcgctgccagaaaccccctctcacctccacatctgaaaagggggggaagaaatcccaactttaaaacaaaaaaacgctcaaaccactcactccatcaatagctgcatgctttagaccctctgtcagtaaattgtataacgtagttcaggtagtgaacctccttagacctcgttgaggattttgaagtcgttaccactacggttgtgcagccctcacaggtacacttggcaattcagtcttggcagtgaaattccaatatctgtagatctgaaaacctagaaataggatttatcataaattcacagattagcgaacaacagaacgtgactcgccgttctaaatgttttggtttgacaggataacacacatgtttacctcaaaacaccagcacctactcaaacattttcttctgttcgtgtttccacttttctttcatttcactcttcaccgaaattcattggtattttaacaataactgccgataagcattatgtgaaattgaaagtgtgtgccgtgttttagaatatatgttatttagcctgtctgcccagacaattgcctctctctgtttagactcatgcctcgaagacatttatgcctctctgcctcataatgaactaactttcactgcttcaactccactcaaggattacctctcatggattatcactggactctcgaccatagtttgccctggagaccggggtcacagcccactctccagaccaaaagggggactgttgggccagagcccagcggggggccgccagacactggagccgagaggaacaaagggttgttaaactttgggtgggaaaacatcctcctgcaggctcaagaatctccccctggtggtggaaaaatgtcctggggttttcccagaagcccctgctcagttccaagccccgcccactcagatccatttctgacactcaattggcttaaagccagcatcatcctatgaccaactcctcaaggaggaggacctctcaggtagaacaaaaccactgagaccccaaacatcgctgccattttaccctgctctgaagacaacaccaggcccccttcggggcctcccagctgatttagtcgctaaagggggcaaccagagttattttatttcatttcttttatttctttattcagtcgacgtttttattttcaaaaggacttttgttattttaacttgaagaggccgcgcacaggaactcgctcgccggtcgagcatcacagactttctttccaaatccacagcggcgttaccgctgttcacccctgcagaagcgcgagattcattccgctgaggagcacgagctccacatccctgaagaagaaggacgacgttcatcccatcgaagcagcacgagaaaatccgctgcttgtccggtccagcggccgaagaccgcttgagagaccacgtgattcactggcccgacgcgcacgcacaccgcgagggtggtacagtaagaggctttattgtctgggcagatgttaatataatacgtagcgtattgttttaataattgaacgtatttgttttgtatgagaccgccgagtctctaatgtttagcggcgactcgccacttccggtttccggttacggccttgtgccacagtttttaagcgccgtgagcagcgtctccagctcattgtggccgtttgaacaactttaaagagactttaccggtcaaacctcagcacacaacgccacttgggtgctgagtggtaaagtaaatgtaatttgtctctgacggtgcttttaagagctttgctccctccttgtattctctctctctctctctctctccttctaaaccgacctatatacacatccgatctgtatttagaatacagttcatgtaacatagttaaatctatattcagagaggctggacacatctggaagccatgcggccgaacgccaaagcagagacaaagaattctctttgtctgaaaatccctttgtgtaattcatgtgacgaccaccagtgtgagctccggccacatggtgtcattaacatagactccattttggataacgcaagttaaccaccattttgaatctattattgccacacctcctctctccctcttctcccattctggctctaaattcataacggctccgccatcttgttttgtagtcaatccgccattttgagagtttttaggccttgattccacgaatcatgatcggccgccatcttagatgtgacgtcaccaagtgactgcgtcatcgccacgccccccttctttttctctctctctctcgctctctcacacacacacacacacacacacacacagacacacccacacagacacacattgatagacacagacagatacacacacagatacacatagatgaatacatgtgtttttctaaattgtgataagcggctgctgttgttatctttgaaatatgggagtttgttaaaatgatgaatcattaaataacactaactttatttcacatgcatacacatagacatacacacacacacagagagacactttgacacagacacacacacatacacatagacaga carries:
- the ftcd gene encoding formimidoyltransferase-cyclodeaminase is translated as MAQLVECVPNFSEGRSREVIDAISAAISGTSGCSLLDVDPGASTNRTVYTFVGSPEAVVEGALNAARQAFSLIDMSRHSGEHPRTGALDVCPFIPVQNVTMADCVQCANLFGQKLAETMQVPVYLYGEAARQEARRSLPAVRAGEYEALPEKLKRSEWAPDFGPADFVPAWGATVTGARKFLIAYNVNLIATKEQAHRIALDIREQGRGKEQPGLLKKVQGMGWYLDEANVAQVSTNILDYELTPLQTVYQEICRAAEDLKLPVVGSQVVGLLPLKALLDAADFYIHKEQLFVLEEEHKVRLVITKLGLDSLGPFNPKERIIEYMVRAEDDSRLVSLSLQKFVQSVGARTAAPGGGSVSAAVAALGAALGAMVGQMTYGKRQFENLDGVMRRLIPPFHQAMNELLLMVDADSTAFNSYMVALKMTKTTKEEVQRREAAMQEGLKRAVSVPLALAERIHVLWPSLKEIVVYGNVACRSDAQVAAKVLEAAVHGAYYNVMINLRDIRDEPFTAATEQRATTLLQNAKDAAAAVLAAAAQRK